A portion of the Pseudoxanthomonas sp. JBR18 genome contains these proteins:
- a CDS encoding YqaA family protein — protein MQLFGPLYARAIAWSRHRHAPRLLFGLSFIEAIFFPVPPEVMLAPMSLAQPRRAFSFAGISLVGSLLGALIGYALGHYAYAAVQPLIDALGWTDGVNKQVAHLRELVAQSPWRAFWLLVLAGFTPIPLKIFTWASGIVGVPLLPFIASMVVGRGKRVFLIALALRLGGVRAEAALRRWIEPVGWIASVLLLVLLAWLVWSAKNG, from the coding sequence ATGCAGCTTTTCGGTCCTTTGTATGCCCGCGCGATCGCGTGGTCCCGCCATCGGCATGCGCCGCGTCTGCTGTTCGGGCTGAGCTTTATCGAGGCGATCTTCTTTCCTGTGCCGCCCGAGGTGATGCTGGCGCCGATGTCGCTGGCCCAGCCCCGGCGCGCGTTTTCCTTCGCCGGGATCAGCCTGGTCGGTTCACTGTTAGGTGCCTTGATCGGCTACGCGCTGGGTCATTACGCCTATGCGGCCGTGCAGCCATTGATCGACGCGCTGGGCTGGACCGATGGGGTCAACAAACAGGTGGCGCATCTGCGCGAACTGGTCGCCCAGTCGCCCTGGCGCGCGTTCTGGCTGCTGGTGCTGGCCGGCTTCACCCCGATCCCGCTGAAGATATTTACGTGGGCCTCAGGCATTGTGGGAGTGCCGCTGCTACCGTTCATCGCGAGCATGGTGGTGGGGCGCGGCAAGCGCGTGTTCCTGATCGCCCTGGCATTGCGCCTGGGTGGTGTGCGTGCGGAAGCGGCGTTGCGGCGCTGGATCGAACCGGTGGGCTGGATCGCCAGCGTCCTGCTCCTGGTGTTGTTGGCTTGGCTGGTCTGGAGTGCAAAGAACGGATGA
- a CDS encoding CTP synthase, which produces MTPLIFVTGGVVSSLGKGIAAASLASILEARGLKVTMMKLDPYINVDPGTMSPFQHGEVYVTDDGAETDLDLGHYERFVRTRLSRKNSVTTGRIYENVIRKERRGDYLGATVQVIPHITDEIKRSIDEAASGFDVGLIEVGGTVGDIESLPFLEAIRQIRAERGQEKAVFMHLTLVPYIAAAGELKTKPTQHSVKELRSIGIQPDVLLCRSEQEIPDGERRKISLFTNVSERAVITLRDVDVLYKIPLGLKEQGLDQFVVDRLHLPAKHEADLHEWEAAVDATVNPLDEVTIAVVGKYVDHKDAYKSVGEALKHGGLRQRTRVNLKWMESQDVESGAETLDDVDGILVPGGFGDRGFEGKVLTAQYAREHGVPYFGICYGMQAAVVDYARHICGLEGANSTENDKQSPHPVIGLITEWRTSSGEVEKRDERSDLGGTMRLGLQEQRLKPGTLAREMYGQDVVSERHRHRYEFNNRYRTQLEDAGLVISAKSMDDTLVEMVELPRDKHPWYLACQAHPEFLSTPREGHPLFVGFIRAARERKAGGTLLKEARA; this is translated from the coding sequence ATGACTCCCCTGATTTTCGTGACCGGCGGCGTGGTGTCCTCGCTGGGCAAGGGCATTGCCGCCGCGTCGCTGGCGTCGATTCTCGAAGCACGTGGCCTGAAGGTCACGATGATGAAGCTGGATCCCTACATCAACGTCGACCCGGGCACGATGAGCCCGTTCCAGCATGGTGAGGTCTACGTCACCGACGACGGCGCCGAGACTGACCTGGACCTGGGGCACTACGAGCGCTTCGTGCGCACGCGCCTGAGCCGCAAGAACTCGGTCACCACCGGTCGCATCTACGAAAACGTCATCCGCAAGGAGCGCCGAGGCGACTACCTGGGCGCGACCGTGCAGGTCATCCCGCACATCACCGACGAGATCAAGCGCAGCATCGACGAAGCCGCGTCTGGCTTCGACGTGGGCCTGATCGAGGTCGGCGGCACCGTGGGCGACATCGAGTCGCTGCCGTTCCTGGAGGCGATCCGACAGATCCGTGCCGAGCGCGGCCAAGAGAAGGCCGTCTTCATGCACCTGACCCTGGTGCCGTACATCGCCGCGGCCGGCGAGCTCAAGACCAAGCCGACCCAGCATTCGGTCAAGGAACTGCGCTCGATCGGCATCCAGCCCGACGTGCTGCTATGCCGCTCCGAGCAGGAGATCCCGGACGGCGAACGCCGCAAGATCTCGCTGTTCACCAACGTCTCCGAGCGCGCGGTGATCACCCTGCGCGACGTGGACGTGCTCTACAAGATTCCGCTGGGGCTGAAGGAGCAGGGCCTGGACCAGTTCGTGGTCGACCGCCTGCACCTGCCGGCCAAGCACGAAGCCGACCTGCACGAGTGGGAGGCGGCGGTCGATGCCACCGTCAATCCGCTCGATGAAGTCACCATCGCGGTGGTCGGCAAGTACGTGGACCACAAGGACGCCTACAAGTCGGTCGGCGAGGCGCTCAAGCACGGCGGCCTGCGCCAGCGCACCCGCGTCAACCTCAAGTGGATGGAGTCGCAGGACGTCGAGTCCGGTGCCGAAACCCTGGATGACGTGGACGGCATCCTGGTGCCCGGCGGCTTCGGCGATCGTGGGTTCGAAGGCAAGGTGCTCACCGCGCAGTACGCCCGCGAGCACGGCGTGCCGTATTTCGGCATCTGCTATGGCATGCAGGCCGCGGTGGTCGACTACGCGCGCCACATCTGCGGCCTGGAAGGCGCCAACAGCACCGAGAACGACAAGCAGTCCCCACACCCGGTGATCGGCCTGATCACCGAGTGGCGCACCAGTTCGGGCGAGGTGGAAAAGCGCGACGAGCGTTCGGACCTGGGCGGCACCATGCGCCTGGGCCTGCAGGAACAGCGCCTCAAGCCCGGCACCCTGGCGCGTGAGATGTACGGCCAGGACGTGGTGTCCGAGCGGCATCGTCATCGCTACGAGTTCAACAACCGCTATCGCACCCAGCTCGAAGACGCCGGCCTGGTCATCAGCGCCAAGTCCATGGACGACACGCTGGTGGAAATGGTCGAGCTGCCGCGCGACAAGCATCCCTGGTACCTGGCCTGCCAGGCGCATCCTGAATTCCTCTCGACCCCGCGCGAGGGCCACCCGTTGTTCGTCGGCTTCATCCGCGCCGCGCGTGAGCGCAAGGCCGGTGGCACGTTGCTCAAGGAGGCACGCGCATGA
- the eno gene encoding phosphopyruvate hydratase yields MTNIAKIHAREILDSRGNPTLEAEVTLTDGSFGRAAVPSGASTGAKEAVELRDGDKTRYLGKGVRKAVENINTTIADALKDFDAADQEGLDRRLIDLDGTENKGRLGANALLGVSLANAHAVAASNHKPLWQHLADTCESDVCLPVPMMNIINGGAHADNNVDFQEFMVLPVGFDSFSESLRAGTEIFHALKSVLKGHGLSTAVGDEGGFAPDFRSNVEALDTILEAIGKAGYAAGEDILLGLDVASSEFHDNGKYNLVGENKRLTSEQFVDFLADWAAQYPIITIEDGMSEDDWTGWKQLTDRIGNKVQLVGDDLFVTNPKIFKEGIESQTANAILIKVNQIGTLTETLEAIAMAHHAKYAAIVSHRSGETEDTTIADIAVATTATQIKTGSLCRSDRVAKYNQLLRIEEALGKQARYAGRNAFVSLKR; encoded by the coding sequence ATGACCAATATCGCCAAGATCCACGCCCGCGAAATCCTCGACTCCCGTGGTAATCCCACGCTGGAAGCGGAAGTCACGCTCACCGATGGGTCCTTCGGCCGTGCGGCCGTGCCCTCCGGTGCCTCGACCGGTGCCAAGGAGGCGGTGGAGCTGCGTGACGGCGACAAGACCCGTTACCTGGGCAAGGGCGTGCGCAAGGCGGTGGAGAACATCAACACCACCATCGCCGATGCGCTGAAGGACTTTGACGCCGCCGACCAGGAAGGCCTGGACCGGCGCCTGATCGACCTGGATGGCACCGAGAACAAGGGCCGCCTGGGCGCCAATGCGCTGCTCGGTGTGTCCCTGGCCAACGCGCACGCGGTGGCCGCCTCGAACCACAAGCCGCTGTGGCAGCACCTGGCCGACACCTGCGAATCGGATGTCTGCCTGCCGGTGCCGATGATGAACATCATCAACGGCGGTGCGCATGCCGACAACAACGTGGACTTCCAGGAGTTCATGGTCCTGCCGGTCGGCTTCGATTCGTTCTCCGAGTCGCTGCGCGCCGGCACCGAAATCTTCCACGCGCTCAAGAGCGTGCTCAAGGGCCATGGCCTGAGCACCGCGGTGGGCGATGAAGGCGGCTTCGCGCCGGATTTCCGCAGCAACGTCGAGGCGCTGGACACCATCCTGGAAGCCATCGGCAAGGCCGGCTACGCCGCGGGCGAGGACATCCTGCTGGGCCTGGACGTGGCCTCCAGCGAGTTCCACGACAACGGCAAGTACAACCTGGTGGGCGAGAACAAGCGCCTGACCTCCGAGCAGTTCGTCGACTTCCTGGCTGACTGGGCCGCCCAGTACCCGATCATCACCATCGAGGACGGCATGTCCGAGGACGACTGGACCGGCTGGAAGCAGCTGACCGATCGCATCGGCAACAAGGTCCAGCTGGTCGGTGACGATTTGTTCGTCACCAATCCGAAGATCTTCAAGGAAGGCATCGAGTCGCAGACCGCCAACGCCATCCTGATCAAGGTCAACCAGATCGGCACGCTGACCGAGACGCTGGAAGCCATCGCCATGGCCCACCATGCCAAGTACGCGGCGATCGTCTCGCATCGTTCCGGTGAGACCGAGGACACCACCATCGCCGATATCGCCGTGGCCACCACCGCCACCCAGATCAAGACCGGCTCGCTGTGCCGCTCGGACCGCGTGGCCAAGTACAACCAGCTGCTGCGCATCGAAGAAGCACTGGGCAAGCAGGCGCGTTACGCCGGGCGCAACGCGTTCGTTTCGCTCAAGCGCTGA
- the ftsB gene encoding cell division protein FtsB has protein sequence MAKVRWLLLGLLVLLAVLQYHLWFGRGSSGQVITMRAQVESQARENAGLRQRNAALAAEVEDLKSGEEAVEERARSELGMIKPGEKFYRVVDAPAGAGSAAPAPASAPEASDPVNDDDAARAEGD, from the coding sequence ATGGCCAAGGTGCGTTGGCTGCTGCTGGGCTTGCTGGTGCTGCTGGCGGTGCTGCAGTACCACCTGTGGTTCGGACGCGGCAGCTCCGGCCAGGTCATCACCATGCGCGCGCAGGTCGAAAGCCAGGCCCGCGAGAACGCGGGCCTGCGCCAGCGCAACGCGGCGCTGGCCGCCGAGGTCGAGGACCTCAAGTCGGGGGAGGAAGCCGTCGAGGAGCGCGCGCGCAGCGAGCTGGGCATGATCAAACCGGGCGAGAAGTTCTATCGCGTGGTCGACGCCCCCGCCGGTGCGGGCAGCGCGGCCCCGGCGCCGGCCAGTGCGCCGGAGGCCTCCGATCCGGTCAACGATGACGACGCGGCCCGCGCGGAGGGCGATTGA
- a CDS encoding Mth938-like domain-containing protein yields MQLSHERPDYAFTLRAADGRSAKVNDQVLQRSFILTPAHLQTDWAATQPEALDAATLEPLLALEPELILLGTGDRQVFPPAEAMAACLTRGVGIEVMTNDAAARTFHILAGEGRRVVAGFILGTEAAR; encoded by the coding sequence ATGCAACTCAGCCACGAAAGACCCGATTACGCTTTCACCCTGCGCGCCGCCGATGGGCGCAGCGCCAAGGTCAACGATCAGGTGCTGCAGCGCAGTTTCATCCTCACCCCCGCACACCTGCAGACCGACTGGGCTGCCACGCAGCCTGAGGCGCTGGATGCGGCGACGCTGGAACCCCTGCTGGCGCTGGAACCGGAACTGATCCTGCTCGGCACCGGCGACCGCCAGGTGTTTCCGCCCGCGGAAGCCATGGCCGCGTGCCTGACCCGCGGCGTGGGTATCGAAGTGATGACCAACGACGCCGCCGCCCGCACCTTCCACATCCTGGCCGGCGAAGGTCGGCGCGTGGTAGCGGGCTTCATCCTGGGGACGGAAGCGGCGCGGTAG
- the kdsA gene encoding 3-deoxy-8-phosphooctulonate synthase: MKLCGFEAGIDQPLFLIAGPCVIESMQLQLDVAGKLKDITSRLGMNFIFKSSFDKANRTSGTSFRGPGMEEGLKVLAEVKRQIGVPVLTDVHEYTPMNEVADVVDVLQTPAFLVRQTDFIRNVCAAGKPVNIKKGQFLSPWDMKPVVDKAKSTGNEQIMVCERGASFGYNNLVSDMRSLSVMRETGCPVVFDATHSVQLPGGQGTSSGGQREFVPVLARAAVAVGVAGLFAETHPDPAKALSDGPNAWPLDKMEALLETLLALDSITKKNGFLEDGVKA; this comes from the coding sequence ATGAAACTGTGTGGATTCGAGGCTGGTATCGACCAGCCGTTGTTCCTGATCGCCGGCCCCTGCGTGATCGAGTCGATGCAACTGCAGCTCGATGTCGCCGGCAAGCTCAAGGACATCACCTCCAGGCTGGGGATGAACTTCATCTTCAAGTCCAGCTTCGACAAGGCCAACCGGACCTCGGGCACCTCGTTCCGCGGGCCGGGCATGGAAGAGGGGCTCAAGGTTCTGGCCGAGGTCAAGCGCCAGATCGGCGTGCCGGTGCTGACCGACGTGCACGAGTACACCCCGATGAACGAGGTCGCCGACGTCGTCGACGTGCTGCAGACCCCGGCCTTCCTGGTGCGGCAGACGGACTTCATCAGAAACGTCTGCGCGGCCGGCAAGCCGGTGAACATCAAGAAGGGCCAGTTCCTCTCGCCGTGGGACATGAAGCCGGTCGTCGACAAGGCCAAGTCGACGGGCAACGAGCAGATCATGGTCTGCGAGCGCGGCGCCTCGTTCGGCTACAACAACCTGGTCAGCGACATGCGCTCGCTGTCGGTGATGCGCGAGACCGGCTGCCCGGTCGTGTTCGATGCCACCCACTCGGTGCAGCTGCCGGGCGGGCAGGGCACCAGCTCCGGTGGTCAGCGCGAGTTCGTGCCGGTGCTGGCGCGCGCCGCCGTGGCCGTGGGCGTGGCCGGCCTGTTCGCCGAAACCCACCCGGACCCGGCCAAGGCCTTGTCCGACGGTCCCAACGCCTGGCCGCTGGACAAGATGGAGGCACTGCTGGAAACGCTGCTGGCGCTGGACTCGATCACCAAGAAGAACGGTTTCCTGGAAGACGGCGTCAAGGCCTGA
- the ispD gene encoding 2-C-methyl-D-erythritol 4-phosphate cytidylyltransferase, with translation MMGGLWVVVPAAGRGTRFGSEIPKQYLEVGGQSVLAWTLSTLLAHPLVAGAVVALSADDPWWPGWTQFGGKPVLACVGGGTRAASVLAALQVLPDDVRADDFVLVHDAARPNLAEADLERLIERGREDPVGGLLAAPVRDTLKRAGDDGGVDGTEPRERLWRALTPQMFRRLQLTRALDEAAGAGIDVTDESMAMERQGLRPLLVEGRETNFKITTPADLERFAFILSLRVAA, from the coding sequence TTGATGGGAGGGCTGTGGGTGGTCGTCCCCGCCGCCGGACGTGGGACGCGCTTCGGCAGCGAGATTCCCAAGCAGTATCTGGAAGTCGGTGGCCAGTCCGTGCTGGCCTGGACCCTCTCCACGCTGCTCGCCCATCCGCTGGTGGCCGGCGCGGTGGTCGCGCTGTCGGCCGATGACCCGTGGTGGCCGGGCTGGACCCAGTTCGGCGGCAAGCCGGTGCTGGCCTGTGTCGGCGGCGGGACCCGCGCGGCGTCCGTGCTGGCGGCACTGCAGGTGTTGCCGGATGACGTACGCGCCGATGACTTCGTGCTGGTCCACGATGCCGCGCGGCCGAACCTGGCCGAGGCCGACCTGGAGCGCCTGATCGAGCGCGGGCGCGAAGATCCCGTCGGCGGGCTGCTCGCCGCGCCGGTGCGCGACACGCTCAAGCGTGCCGGCGATGACGGCGGCGTGGATGGCACCGAGCCGCGTGAGCGCCTGTGGCGGGCGCTCACCCCGCAGATGTTCCGGCGCCTGCAGCTCACCCGCGCGCTGGACGAGGCGGCCGGTGCCGGTATTGATGTCACCGACGAATCCATGGCCATGGAGCGCCAGGGCCTGCGTCCGCTGCTGGTGGAAGGCAGGGAAACCAATTTCAAGATCACCACGCCGGCCGACCTGGAGCGCTTTGCGTTCATCCTGTCGCTGCGCGTGGCCGCATAA
- the truD gene encoding tRNA pseudouridine(13) synthase TruD: MTDTSLLPLAFGPAVLEAVFRSRPEDFQVDEIDAFDASGEGEHLLLTVRKRGLNTAEVARTLARWAGIGEVGIGYAGLKDRHAVTTQRFSVHLPKRVSPDLDALVKPNLEVVASTWHSRKLPRGALEGNRFTLVLRQVQGEREAIDARLQAIAARGLPNWFGEQRFGRAGDNVAQALAMFEGRRVKREQRSMLLSAARSELFNRVLSARVTDGSWERGLDGEVWMLAGSRSVFGPEAWSDALAERLARFDIHPSGPLWGEGELRTQGACAALETQVLTQGDAPALRAGLESARLKQERRALRQQAADLQWSWQDPQTLELRFDLVPGSYATALLHELGAVREANRIT; this comes from the coding sequence ATGACCGACACATCGTTGCTCCCCTTGGCCTTCGGGCCGGCGGTGCTGGAGGCGGTGTTCCGCAGCCGGCCGGAAGATTTCCAGGTCGATGAGATCGATGCGTTCGACGCCAGTGGCGAGGGCGAGCACCTGCTGTTGACCGTGCGCAAACGCGGCCTCAACACCGCCGAGGTGGCGCGCACGCTCGCGCGCTGGGCGGGCATCGGCGAGGTCGGCATCGGTTATGCCGGGCTCAAGGACCGGCATGCGGTGACCACCCAGCGTTTCAGCGTGCACCTGCCCAAGCGTGTGTCGCCGGACCTGGACGCGCTGGTGAAGCCCAACCTGGAGGTCGTCGCCTCCACCTGGCACAGCCGCAAGCTGCCGCGCGGCGCGCTGGAGGGCAATCGCTTCACCCTGGTGCTGCGCCAGGTGCAGGGCGAGCGCGAGGCGATCGATGCGCGCCTGCAGGCCATCGCCGCGCGCGGCTTGCCCAACTGGTTTGGCGAGCAGCGCTTTGGTCGCGCCGGAGACAACGTCGCCCAGGCGCTGGCCATGTTCGAAGGGCGCCGGGTCAAACGCGAGCAGCGCTCGATGCTGCTGTCGGCCGCGCGCTCGGAACTGTTCAATCGCGTCTTGTCGGCGCGTGTGACCGATGGCAGCTGGGAACGCGGGCTGGACGGTGAGGTCTGGATGCTCGCCGGCAGCCGCAGTGTGTTCGGCCCTGAAGCCTGGAGCGACGCGCTGGCCGAACGGCTGGCGCGCTTCGATATCCATCCCAGTGGTCCGTTATGGGGAGAAGGTGAGCTGCGCACGCAGGGCGCCTGTGCCGCCCTGGAGACACAGGTGCTCACGCAGGGCGATGCGCCGGCACTGCGTGCCGGCCTGGAGTCGGCACGCCTGAAGCAGGAGCGTCGTGCGCTGCGCCAGCAGGCGGCCGACCTGCAGTGGTCGTGGCAGGATCCACAGACGCTGGAGCTGCGCTTCGACCTGGTGCCCGGGAGCTATGCCACCGCGCTGCTGCACGAACTCGGCGCGGTGCGCGAGGCTAACCGGATCACCTGA
- a CDS encoding peptidoglycan DD-metalloendopeptidase family protein, producing MTIRMDLLGSFSKRTTQVALVAGALALAACSSTVTRTSGGPGGRTVGGSAAARPVSKPKYGQRVTVQRGQTLYRIATDNGIVPADLAAWNGIAPPYTIYPGQRLQLYPQGGAAAPAGMTASRPPVATPPSTPAAAPVKSDINWRWPADGQIVGRFVAGDAANQGVDIAGKGGDPVRATADGVVVYSGAGLVGYGELIIVKHSEAWLSAYGHNRKRLVNEGQNVKAGQQIAEMGRSGASRDMLHFEIRYNGKPVDPLSYLPPR from the coding sequence ATGACGATTCGCATGGACCTGCTGGGGTCTTTCAGCAAGCGCACGACGCAAGTGGCGCTGGTCGCAGGTGCCTTGGCCCTGGCGGCCTGCAGTAGCACGGTCACGCGGACCTCGGGCGGCCCCGGGGGGCGCACGGTCGGTGGCAGCGCTGCGGCCCGCCCAGTGTCAAAGCCGAAGTACGGCCAGCGGGTCACGGTCCAGCGCGGGCAGACCCTGTACCGCATCGCCACCGACAACGGGATCGTGCCGGCCGATCTGGCCGCCTGGAACGGCATCGCGCCGCCCTACACCATCTATCCGGGGCAGCGCCTGCAGCTGTATCCGCAAGGGGGCGCAGCGGCGCCTGCGGGGATGACCGCATCCCGTCCGCCCGTTGCTACGCCGCCTTCGACGCCGGCCGCCGCGCCGGTCAAGAGCGACATCAATTGGCGTTGGCCGGCCGATGGCCAGATCGTGGGTCGCTTCGTCGCCGGTGACGCCGCCAACCAGGGCGTGGATATCGCGGGCAAGGGCGGTGATCCGGTCCGTGCGACCGCTGACGGTGTGGTGGTCTACTCCGGGGCGGGGCTGGTGGGCTATGGCGAACTGATCATCGTCAAGCACAGCGAGGCCTGGTTGTCGGCCTATGGCCACAACCGCAAGCGGCTGGTCAACGAGGGCCAGAACGTCAAGGCCGGGCAGCAGATTGCCGAGATGGGGCGGAGCGGGGCCTCCCGCGACATGCTGCACTTCGAGATCCGCTACAACGGCAAGCCGGTCGATCCGCTGTCCTACCTGCCGCCTCGCTAG
- the ispF gene encoding 2-C-methyl-D-erythritol 2,4-cyclodiphosphate synthase, with product MSVPQIRIGQGFDVHAFAPDGDHVMLGGVRVEHSRGVLAHSDGDVVIHALCDALLGALALGDIGRHFPPSDPRWKDVDSTEFLRHCDGLVRARGWLVGNADITVMCERPKVGPHALAMCTHLAQVLGIDADAMSVKATTTEKLGFTGRGEGIAAQAVVLLVRA from the coding sequence ATGTCAGTCCCGCAGATCCGCATCGGCCAGGGCTTCGATGTGCATGCCTTCGCCCCGGACGGCGATCACGTCATGCTGGGCGGCGTGCGTGTCGAGCACAGCCGCGGCGTGCTGGCGCACAGCGACGGCGACGTGGTCATCCATGCGCTGTGCGACGCGCTCCTCGGTGCCCTGGCCCTGGGGGACATCGGTCGCCACTTCCCGCCGAGCGATCCACGCTGGAAAGACGTGGACAGCACCGAGTTCCTGCGCCATTGCGATGGCCTGGTGCGCGCACGCGGCTGGCTGGTCGGCAACGCCGATATCACCGTGATGTGCGAGCGACCCAAGGTCGGCCCGCACGCGCTGGCCATGTGCACGCACCTGGCGCAGGTCCTGGGCATCGATGCCGATGCAATGAGCGTCAAGGCCACCACCACCGAAAAGCTGGGCTTCACCGGGCGCGGTGAAGGCATCGCCGCGCAGGCCGTGGTGCTGCTGGTGCGGGCTTGA
- the surE gene encoding 5'/3'-nucleotidase SurE, giving the protein MRVLVSNDDGVDAPGIRMLAEALRQAGHEVWVVAPDRDRSGASNSLTLDLPIRTRQLDERTIRVNGTPTDCVHLALTGMLDFEPDIVVSGINNAPNLGDDVIYSGTVSAAMEGRFLGFPAVAVSLVSRDHAPKHFETAARAAVQIVARLKADPLPANTILNVNVPDRPWSEVTGFEVTRLGNRHRSEPCLPQRDPRGGTVYWIGPAGPEQDAGVGTDFHAVRSGAISISPIHVDLTRYQALETVAGWVDGLAADLEPAA; this is encoded by the coding sequence GTGCGCGTACTTGTAAGCAACGATGACGGCGTCGACGCCCCCGGGATCCGCATGCTGGCCGAGGCGTTGCGCCAGGCCGGGCACGAAGTCTGGGTAGTGGCCCCCGACCGGGACCGTTCCGGCGCCAGCAACTCGCTCACGCTGGATCTGCCGATCCGCACCCGCCAGCTGGACGAGCGCACCATCCGCGTCAACGGCACCCCGACCGACTGCGTCCACCTGGCGCTGACCGGGATGCTGGATTTCGAGCCGGACATCGTGGTGTCCGGCATCAACAACGCGCCCAATCTGGGTGATGACGTGATCTATTCGGGCACGGTGTCGGCGGCGATGGAAGGACGCTTCCTCGGGTTTCCCGCGGTGGCCGTGTCGCTGGTGAGCCGTGACCATGCCCCCAAGCACTTCGAGACCGCCGCGCGCGCGGCGGTGCAGATCGTGGCCCGGCTCAAGGCCGATCCGCTGCCGGCCAACACCATCCTCAACGTCAATGTTCCGGACCGGCCTTGGTCCGAGGTCACTGGGTTCGAGGTCACGCGGCTGGGCAATCGCCATCGCTCCGAGCCCTGTCTGCCACAGCGTGACCCGCGCGGCGGCACCGTGTACTGGATCGGCCCGGCCGGGCCGGAACAGGATGCCGGCGTAGGGACCGATTTCCATGCGGTGCGCAGTGGCGCCATCTCCATCAGCCCCATCCATGTGGACCTGACCCGCTACCAGGCGCTGGAGACGGTCGCCGGCTGGGTCGACGGCCTGGCCGCGGACCTGGAGCCGGCGGCATGA
- a CDS encoding protein-L-isoaspartate(D-aspartate) O-methyltransferase — MTPRLRVQPADAAGSGMTSQRVRDRLVQRLREAGIVDENVLNAIRTVPRHLFVDEALATRAYEDTALPIGHSQTISQPWVVARMTEVLLAGRAPRTVLEVGTGSGYQAAILASLGLDVYTVERIGDLLRLARKRLRLLGLNVRSKHDDGRVGWPEHGPYDAIMVTAAAPALVHDLIDQLAPGGCLVAPVGGASSQALVQLTKDADGHVQQTTLAPVMFVPLLSGTLD; from the coding sequence ATGACCCCGCGCCTGCGCGTCCAGCCGGCCGATGCGGCCGGATCGGGAATGACGTCCCAGCGCGTGCGCGATCGGTTGGTGCAGCGCCTGCGCGAGGCGGGCATCGTCGATGAGAACGTGCTCAACGCCATCCGCACCGTGCCACGGCACCTGTTCGTGGACGAAGCGCTGGCCACGCGCGCCTACGAGGACACCGCGCTGCCCATCGGCCACAGCCAGACCATTTCCCAGCCCTGGGTGGTGGCCCGCATGACCGAGGTGCTGCTGGCTGGACGTGCGCCCAGGACAGTGCTGGAAGTGGGGACAGGATCGGGTTACCAGGCGGCGATCCTGGCTTCGCTGGGACTGGACGTCTATACGGTCGAGCGGATTGGCGACCTGCTGCGCCTGGCGCGCAAGCGCCTGCGCCTGCTCGGCTTGAACGTGCGCAGCAAGCATGACGACGGACGGGTGGGCTGGCCGGAGCATGGTCCTTACGACGCGATCATGGTCACGGCCGCTGCACCGGCCCTGGTCCACGATCTGATCGATCAGCTTGCCCCGGGCGGCTGCCTGGTCGCGCCGGTGGGTGGCGCGTCCTCGCAGGCCCTGGTGCAGCTCACCAAGGATGCCGATGGCCACGTTCAGCAGACCACGCTGGCCCCGGTGATGTTCGTCCCCCTCCTGTCGGGAACCCTCGACTGA
- a CDS encoding Smr/MutS family protein encodes MSDPRDDDDDDASLFREAIGQVRRLDAAPSPPSKPRPRPSARMARADERAALSEFRQALEAMPIGAGDVLSHRVEALPASIFTRLKRGQFSIQDELDLHGATASQAEALLRQFLREAQRSGTACVRIVHGKGLGSDADIPVLKNVVDRVLRQRNDVLAFHSALPTQGGTGAVIVLLAARP; translated from the coding sequence ATGAGCGATCCGCGCGACGACGACGATGACGACGCCAGCCTGTTCCGCGAGGCCATCGGCCAGGTGCGGCGCCTGGACGCTGCGCCCTCGCCGCCCAGCAAGCCGCGCCCACGTCCGTCGGCCCGCATGGCGCGCGCCGACGAGCGCGCCGCGCTGAGCGAGTTCCGCCAAGCCCTGGAGGCCATGCCGATCGGCGCTGGCGATGTGCTCTCGCATCGGGTCGAGGCCCTGCCCGCCAGCATCTTCACCCGACTCAAGCGTGGCCAGTTCTCGATCCAGGACGAACTGGACCTGCACGGCGCCACGGCCAGCCAGGCCGAGGCGCTGCTGCGTCAGTTCCTGCGCGAGGCCCAGCGCAGCGGCACGGCCTGCGTGCGCATCGTGCACGGCAAGGGGTTGGGCTCGGACGCCGATATCCCGGTCCTGAAGAACGTCGTGGACCGCGTGCTGCGCCAGCGCAATGACGTGCTGGCATTCCACTCCGCGCTGCCGACGCAGGGCGGCACCGGCGCGGTCATCGTCCTGCTCGCAGCGCGCCCCTGA